The following are encoded together in the Oncorhynchus gorbuscha isolate QuinsamMale2020 ecotype Even-year linkage group LG03, OgorEven_v1.0, whole genome shotgun sequence genome:
- the LOC124021474 gene encoding vesicular inhibitory amino acid transporter-like, translating to MAHLIRHKIGNKLTNAANTVSNKSQAKVSGVFARLGFQAATDEEGLGFADCDDLDYDYRQGMQMDIVQGDEEGGEMDGGDDLMEGDSHYQRDGTGPSPSSIKNTGACNELASEVKPKITSWEAGWNVTNAIQGMFVLGLPYAILHGGYLGLFLIIFAAVVCCYTGKILIACLYEENEDGILVRVRDSYVDIANACCQPRFPSLGGHIVNVAQIIELVMTCILYVVVSGNLMVNSFPNLPVSQKAWSVVATAALLPCAFLKSLKAVSKFSLLCTIAHFVINILVIAYCLSRARDWAWDKVKFYIDVKKFPISIGIIVFSYTSQIFLPSLEGNMQRPSEFHCMMDWTHIGACVLKGLFALVAYLTWADATKEVITDNLPSTIRAVVNLFLVSKALLSYPLPFFAAVEVLEKSFFQDGGRAIFPDCYGPGGRIKSWGLGLRCLLVVFTLIMAIFVPHFALLMGLTGSLTGAGLCFLLPALFHLKLMWRKLLWHHVFFDVAIFVIGGICSISGCIHSVEGLIEAFKYGVEE from the exons ATGGCTCACTTAATTCGACACAAGATCGGCAACAAGCTGACCAATGCAGCCAACACAGTGTCCAATAAGTCTCAGGCCAAGGTCAGCGGAGTGTTCGCCAGACTGGGTTTCCAGGCCGCTACAGATGAAGAGGGTCTGGGGTTCGCGGACTGCGATGACTTGGACTATGACTACAGGCAGGGGATGCAGATGGACATCGTGCAGGGCGacgaggaagggggagagatggacggagGAGACGATTTGATGGAGGGAGACAGCCACTACCAGAGAGATGGCACCGGCCCATCACCCTCCTCCATCAAGAACACTGGGGCGTGTAACGAGTTGGCATCGGAGGTCAAACCCAAAATTACGTCTTGGGAAGCGGGGTGGAACGTCACCAATGCCATTCAG GGGATGTTCGTCCTTGGGTTACCCTATGCCATTCTTCACGGAGGATACCTCGGACTCTTTCTAATCATATTTGCGGCTGTTGTATGTTGTTACACCGGAAAGATTCTTATTGCGTGTCTGTATGAGGAGAACGAGGATGGAATTCTGGTGCGCGTGAGGGACTCCTACGTGGACATTGCCAACGCATGCTGCCAGCCACGGTTCCCGTCTCTGGGCGGGCATATCGTTAACGTTGCTCAGATCATTGAGTTGGTCATGACCTGTATCCTGTACGTAGTGGTCAGTGGCAACCTGATGGTCAACAGCTTCCCCAATCTGCCTGTCTCACAGAAGGCCTGGTCTGTAGTCGCCACGGCCGCCCTCTTGCCTTGCGCGTTCCTCAAGAGCCTCAAGGCGGTGTCCAAATTCAGCTTGCTTTGCACTATCGCGCACTTCGTCATCAACATCCTGGTAATAGCCTACTGCCTCTCCAGAGCCCGCGATTGGGCCTGGGACAAAGTCAAATTCTACATTGATGTCAAGAAGTTCCCCATCTCCATTGGCATCATCGTCTTCAGCTACACGTCCCAGATCTTCCTGCCCTCGCTGGAGGGGAACATGCAGAGGCCAAGCGAGTTCCACTGCATGATGGACTGGACCCACATTGGAGCCTGCGTCCTGAAGGGCCTGTTCGCTCTGGTGGCCTACTTGACTTGGGCAGATGCCACCAAAGAGGTCATCACGGACAACCTGCCGTCCACCATCAGAGCGGTGGTCAACCTATTCCTTGTGTCTAAGGCCTTGCTGTCATATCCGCTGCCATTCTTCGCTGCTGTAGAGGTTTTGGAGAAGTCTTTTTTCCAGGATGGGGGGCGCGCAATATTCCCTGACTGTTACGGCCCAGGAGGGAGGATTAAGTCCTGGGGACTGGGCCTCCGGTGCCTCCTGGTGGTGTTCACGTTGATCATGGCCATCTTTGTCCCTCACTTCGCACTCCTCATGGGCCTCACCGGGAGTCTTACCGGCGCCGGGTTGTGCTTCCTTCTCCCAGCTCTCTTTCATCTAAAGCTGATGTGGAGGAAACTTTTATGGCACCATGTGTTCTTTGACGTCGCCATATTTGTCATAGGGGGGATATGCAGCATTTCTGGTTGTATTCACTCAGTAGAAGGGCTCATCGAGGCATTCAAATATGGAGTCGAAGAATAA
- the LOC124031746 gene encoding PRELI domain containing protein 3B-like isoform X1, with protein MKIWTSEHIFNHPWETVTKAAMQKYPNPMNPGVVGVDVLNRHVDTQGRLYSNRLLSTEWGLPSLAKTLIGITRTNTYIQEHSVVDPKEKTFELQSTNISCTNIVSVDEKLTYRPHPQDPEKTILTQEALISVKGISLSSYLEGLMAKTISANAGKGREAMEWVIRRLNTEIEELAATAQATIRIPMAAAVAEK; from the exons ATGAAGATCTGGACCTCCGAACACATATTCAA ccacccaTGGGAGACTGTGACCAAGGCAGCAATGCAGAAGTATCCCAACCCAATGAACCCTGGCGTGGTAGGGGTGGATGTGTTGAACAGACATGTGGACACACAGGGCCGGCTATACAGCAACAGACTGCTCAGCACAGAATGGGGACTGCCCTCCTTGGCCAAGACT CTCATTGGTATAACACGAACCAACACGTACATCCAGGAACATTCGGTGGTGGACCCCAAGGAAAAGACTTTTGAGCTGCAATCTACAAAT ATTTCATGTACTAACATAGTATCTGTGGACGAGAAGTTAACATACAGGCCGCATCCGCAGGATCCTGAAAA GACCATACTGACACAAGAGGCACTTATCTCTGTGAAAGGAATTAGTCTGAGCAGTTACCTGGAAGGGCTCATGGCCAAAACCATCTCGGCAAACGCAGGCAAA GGACGAGAGGCGATGGAGTGGGTCATCAGGCGGTTAAACACAGAGATCGAGGAGCTGGCAGCAACGGCACAGGCCACAATCCGCATCCCCATGGCAGCTGCAGTCGCAGAGAAATGA
- the LOC124031746 gene encoding PRELI domain containing protein 3B-like isoform X2: MQKYPNPMNPGVVGVDVLNRHVDTQGRLYSNRLLSTEWGLPSLAKTLIGITRTNTYIQEHSVVDPKEKTFELQSTNISCTNIVSVDEKLTYRPHPQDPEKTILTQEALISVKGISLSSYLEGLMAKTISANAGKGREAMEWVIRRLNTEIEELAATAQATIRIPMAAAVAEK, encoded by the exons ATGCAGAAGTATCCCAACCCAATGAACCCTGGCGTGGTAGGGGTGGATGTGTTGAACAGACATGTGGACACACAGGGCCGGCTATACAGCAACAGACTGCTCAGCACAGAATGGGGACTGCCCTCCTTGGCCAAGACT CTCATTGGTATAACACGAACCAACACGTACATCCAGGAACATTCGGTGGTGGACCCCAAGGAAAAGACTTTTGAGCTGCAATCTACAAAT ATTTCATGTACTAACATAGTATCTGTGGACGAGAAGTTAACATACAGGCCGCATCCGCAGGATCCTGAAAA GACCATACTGACACAAGAGGCACTTATCTCTGTGAAAGGAATTAGTCTGAGCAGTTACCTGGAAGGGCTCATGGCCAAAACCATCTCGGCAAACGCAGGCAAA GGACGAGAGGCGATGGAGTGGGTCATCAGGCGGTTAAACACAGAGATCGAGGAGCTGGCAGCAACGGCACAGGCCACAATCCGCATCCCCATGGCAGCTGCAGTCGCAGAGAAATGA
- the LOC124031746 gene encoding PRELI domain containing protein 3B-like isoform X3: protein MKIWTSEHIFNHPWETVTKAAMQKYPNPMNPGVVGVDVLNRHVDTQGRLYSNRLLSTEWGLPSLAKTLIGITRTNTYIQEHSVVDPKEKTFELQSTNISCTNIVSVDEKLTYRPHPQDPEKTILTQEALISVKGISLSSYLEGLMAKTISANAGKFRDERRWSGSSGG from the exons ATGAAGATCTGGACCTCCGAACACATATTCAA ccacccaTGGGAGACTGTGACCAAGGCAGCAATGCAGAAGTATCCCAACCCAATGAACCCTGGCGTGGTAGGGGTGGATGTGTTGAACAGACATGTGGACACACAGGGCCGGCTATACAGCAACAGACTGCTCAGCACAGAATGGGGACTGCCCTCCTTGGCCAAGACT CTCATTGGTATAACACGAACCAACACGTACATCCAGGAACATTCGGTGGTGGACCCCAAGGAAAAGACTTTTGAGCTGCAATCTACAAAT ATTTCATGTACTAACATAGTATCTGTGGACGAGAAGTTAACATACAGGCCGCATCCGCAGGATCCTGAAAA GACCATACTGACACAAGAGGCACTTATCTCTGTGAAAGGAATTAGTCTGAGCAGTTACCTGGAAGGGCTCATGGCCAAAACCATCTCGGCAAACGCAGGCAAA TTCAGGGACGAGAGGCGATGGAGTGGGTCATCAGGCGGTTAA
- the LOC124021480 gene encoding ATP synthase subunit epsilon, mitochondrial-like isoform X1: MVAYWRQAGLSYIRFSAICASAVRAALKPQFKVEALKVAESSVKVYVPKAVASAKI; this comes from the exons ATGGTTGCATACTGGAGACAAGCTGGCCTTAG CTACATTCGCTTCTCTGCGATCTGCGCAAGTGCAGTGCGTGCGGCACTGAAACCCCAGTTCAAAGTCGAGGCACTGAAggttgccgagtccagcgtcaaAGTCTACGTACCAAAGGCTGTAGCAT CTGCCAA GATCTGA
- the LOC124021480 gene encoding ATP synthase subunit epsilon, mitochondrial-like isoform X2, with translation MVAYWRQAGLSYIRFSAICASAVRAALKPQFKVEALKVAESSVKVYVPKAVA, from the exons ATGGTTGCATACTGGAGACAAGCTGGCCTTAG CTACATTCGCTTCTCTGCGATCTGCGCAAGTGCAGTGCGTGCGGCACTGAAACCCCAGTTCAAAGTCGAGGCACTGAAggttgccgagtccagcgtcaaAGTCTACGTACCAAAGGCTGTAGCAT GA